The window CGGCGATTGTTGGCTGTGCGCGTGACACAACCGTGATTGAATACTCGCCGAAACCACATGTATGTCATTTCGATCTCCGGAAGGGTCCAAGAAGCGATATGGACGGCGCCATCGCGCGGGCTGAGCGTTCTGGGGACGACAGCGAGCCCACCGACGGTCTGACCCGTCGCGAGCACGACATCTTGGCCTTCGAGCGGCAGTGGTGGAAATACGCCGGCTCCAAGGAAGACGCCATCAAGGAACTGTTCTCCATGTCGGCGACGCGCTACTACCAGGTGCTCAACGCGCTGGTGGACCGGCCGGAGGCGCTGGCCGCCGATCCGATGCTGGTGAAGCGGTTGCGCAGGCTGCGGGCCAGCCGGCAGAAGGCCCGGGCCGCACGCCGACTCGGATTCGACGTCACTTAGGTCACCGGGCAGCACGCCGGCCCGCGATACAGTAGGCGCCGATGAACCAGCGAGAATCCTCGGGACTACCCCTACGTGCCATCGTCATGGTGTTGCTGTTCCTCGGCGTGGTCTTCCTGCTCGTGGGTTTCCAGGCGCTGAGCGGATCCGACGACGACCAGTCGTCCACGGCCTCCACCACCGTGGTCACCACGACCACGACCACGTCGGCCGCGCCCGAACCGGCCAGGCCGGAAGTGCGCGTCTTCAACATCTCCGAGACCCCCGGTGCCGGCGAATCCACCGCCACCCGCCTGCGCGACGACGAGTGGAACGTCACCGAGGTCGGCAACCTGACGGTGCCCGACGTCACGGTCACGACCGTGTACTTCGGTGAGACCGAGGGCGAACAGGAGGCGGCCGAAGAGGTGGGCCGGCTCCTGGAGGCGCCCGTCGCACCGCGAGTGCCCGCGCTCATAGAGCAGCCACCGGGCGTAGTGGTACTCGTCACCGGCTAGGCTCTTGCACATGCTGAGGTCCGTCGCTGCCGCCACGTTGTTCGCAGTGCCCGCACTCGCGCTGAGTGCGTGCTCCCCTCCCGGTGAAGTGCCGTCGGATTCGCCCGGCACCACACCGTCGGTGTGGACCGGATCCCCGTCGCCGTCCGCGGAAGCGGGCGAGCACGGAGCCGGACACGGCGGCGGATCGGGCCAGGCCTCCGGGGAGACCCTGACCGCCGAGCTCAATCTCGCCGACGGCACCACGGTCGCCAACGCCGAGATCGTGTTCTCCGACGGATACGCGACCGTCACGGTCGAAACCACCGGCGAGGGCGATCTGACGCCGGGATTCCACGGCATGCACATCCACCAGGTGGGCAAGTGCGAGCCCAACTCCGTGGCGCCCACGGGCGGTGCGCCCGGTAACTTCAATTCCGCCGGCGGCCACCTTCAGGTCGGGGGCAACACCGGCCATCCGGCCAGCGGCGATCTGACGTCGCTGCAGGTGCGCGAGGACGGTTCGGCCAAGGTGGTGACGACGACCGACGCGTTCACCGCCGAGGATCTCACCGGCGACGCCGGCACCGCGATCATCATCCACGAGAAGGCCGACAACTTCGCCAACATCCCGCCGGAGCGCTACCAGCAGGTCGACGGTGCACCGCCACCGGATCAGACCACCCTGGCGACCGGCGACGCCGGAGCGCGGGTGGCCTGCGGTGTCATCAGCGGTTCCTGACCAAAGACCGGACAGCCGTATCGATTTCAACGGATCGGTACGACCGACACTGGGCGTCGAGTGGGAGTTCGCACTCGTCGACGCCCAGACGCGGGACCTGAGCAACGAGGCTGCGTCGGTGATCGCCGAGATCGGTGAGAACCCGCGGGTGCACAAGGAACTACTGCGCAACACCGTCGAGGTCGTGACGGGCATCTGTGACAACTCCGGCCAGGCGATGGACGACCTCGCGTCCACGCTGCGCCCGGTCCGCGAGATCGTGCGGGAACGCGGCATGGAGTTGTTCTGCGCCGGCACCCACCCGTTCGCGGACTGGTCGGCGCAGAAGCTCACCGACGCACCGCGATACGCCGAGCTGATCAAGCGGACCCAGTGGTGGGGCAGGCAGATGACGATCTGGGGTGTCCACGTGCACGTCGGGGTGTCCTCGGCGCACAAGGTCATGCCGATCATCACCTCGCTGCTCCACCAATACCCGCACCTGCTGGCACTGTCGGCGTCGTCGCCCTTCTGGGACGGCGAGGACACCGGCTACGCCAGCAACCGGGCGATGATGTTCCAGCAGTTGCCGACCGCGGGCCTGCCGTTCCACTTCCAGGAATGGCGGGAATGGGAGCGTTTCGTCAGCGACCAGAAGAAGACCGGGATCATCGACCACATGAACGAGATCCGCTGGGACATCAGGCCGTCCCCGCATCTCGGCACGATCGAGGTCCGCATCTTCGACGGGGTGTCCAACCTGCACGAGCTCTCGGCTCTGGTCGCGCTGACGCACTGCCTGATCGTCGACCTGGACCGCCGGATCGAGGCCGGTGAGTCGCTGCCGGTGATGCCGCCGTGGCATGTGCAGGAGAACAAGTGGCGCGCAGCGCGTTACGGTCTCGACGCGATCATCATCCTCGACGCGGACAGCAACGAGCGGCTGGTGACCGAGGACCTCGACGATCTCCTGGAGCGCCTGCAGCCGGTGGCCAGGAAGCTCGACTGCGTCGACGAGCTCGCGAGGGTGCCCGACATCTACCACAACGGCGCCTCCTACCAACGGCAGCGGCGCGTCGCCGAGGAACACGACGGCGATCTGCGGGCGGTGGTCGACGCCCTGGTCTCGGAGTTGGTGCTCTGAGCTGATGCCGACGCTGCCGATGTTCCCGCTCGAAGTGGCGATGCTGCCCGGAGAAGAGCTGCCGCTGCGCATCTTCGAGCCCAGGTACTCGGCACTGGTTCAGGCATGTCTGGCCGCCGTGGATCCGGTGTTCGGTGTGGTGCTGATCGCGGCGGGCCGCGAGGTCGGCGGCGGTGACGCGCGCAGCGATGTCGGTGCGCTCGCACGCATCACCGAGCACTCCGACATGGGTGCGGGCCGTTACCGGCTCAAATGTGCGATGGCCGAACGGATCCGGGTGCTGGAGTGGCTGCCCGACGATCCCTATCCCCGTGCGGTGAT is drawn from Mycolicibacterium gilvum and contains these coding sequences:
- a CDS encoding DUF3263 domain-containing protein, with the translated sequence MDGAIARAERSGDDSEPTDGLTRREHDILAFERQWWKYAGSKEDAIKELFSMSATRYYQVLNALVDRPEALAADPMLVKRLRRLRASRQKARAARRLGFDVT
- a CDS encoding LytR C-terminal domain-containing protein, whose translation is MNQRESSGLPLRAIVMVLLFLGVVFLLVGFQALSGSDDDQSSTASTTVVTTTTTTSAAPEPARPEVRVFNISETPGAGESTATRLRDDEWNVTEVGNLTVPDVTVTTVYFGETEGEQEAAEEVGRLLEAPVAPRVPALIEQPPGVVVLVTG
- the sodC gene encoding superoxide dismutase[Cu-Zn], which produces MLRSVAAATLFAVPALALSACSPPGEVPSDSPGTTPSVWTGSPSPSAEAGEHGAGHGGGSGQASGETLTAELNLADGTTVANAEIVFSDGYATVTVETTGEGDLTPGFHGMHIHQVGKCEPNSVAPTGGAPGNFNSAGGHLQVGGNTGHPASGDLTSLQVREDGSAKVVTTTDAFTAEDLTGDAGTAIIIHEKADNFANIPPERYQQVDGAPPPDQTTLATGDAGARVACGVISGS
- a CDS encoding glutamate--cysteine ligase → MSSAVPDQRPDSRIDFNGSVRPTLGVEWEFALVDAQTRDLSNEAASVIAEIGENPRVHKELLRNTVEVVTGICDNSGQAMDDLASTLRPVREIVRERGMELFCAGTHPFADWSAQKLTDAPRYAELIKRTQWWGRQMTIWGVHVHVGVSSAHKVMPIITSLLHQYPHLLALSASSPFWDGEDTGYASNRAMMFQQLPTAGLPFHFQEWREWERFVSDQKKTGIIDHMNEIRWDIRPSPHLGTIEVRIFDGVSNLHELSALVALTHCLIVDLDRRIEAGESLPVMPPWHVQENKWRAARYGLDAIIILDADSNERLVTEDLDDLLERLQPVARKLDCVDELARVPDIYHNGASYQRQRRVAEEHDGDLRAVVDALVSELVL
- a CDS encoding LON peptidase substrate-binding domain-containing protein codes for the protein MPTLPMFPLEVAMLPGEELPLRIFEPRYSALVQACLAAVDPVFGVVLIAAGREVGGGDARSDVGALARITEHSDMGAGRYRLKCAMAERIRVLEWLPDDPYPRAVMQEWPDEPGGPVDFAAIRDIEDRMVGLFERIATARGAQVNARDIVHGADDSGDPAQWLYALTARLPMGQADRYAILAAPSVADRVAALSEAVDTVIAMVEFQLSE